The following are encoded together in the Capsulimonas corticalis genome:
- a CDS encoding citrate/2-methylcitrate synthase, producing MPSKDFLTAAEAAAALGVSVPTLYSYVSRGMLRSEEEDGARRSRRYPAADVLRLRQRREMRHDPDQGVSDALHWGLPVLESALTLVEGGRCYYRGREVAALARECSLESVAALFWTGDGAAETELFGFPKTALPSSFTALRGAMPRAAPTELFLGLLPAAGAEDAAAWDLRPAQVARTGARIVSLMAALAAGRDTLGGEGIARTLAQAWGLPPEAETRLGAAMVLCVDHELSVSSFTARCVASAGATAYHAVLGGLAAFQGTKHGGATRRVEALLRECAAPEQAREMLAARLRRGEAIPGFGHHLYPEGDPRGRLLLEMAKEAAPGSSANALVDAVVQEARAMLGEHPTIDLGLVALCGALGLPPGSALTLFELGRSVGWIGHAIEEYQTDKLIRPRARYHGPRPESRESQETQ from the coding sequence ATGCCGTCGAAAGATTTCCTGACCGCCGCCGAAGCCGCCGCCGCTCTGGGGGTAAGTGTCCCAACACTGTATTCTTATGTCAGCCGGGGTATGCTGCGTTCAGAAGAAGAGGATGGCGCGAGGCGCTCCCGCCGGTATCCGGCGGCGGACGTGCTGCGTCTGCGCCAGCGCCGGGAGATGCGTCACGACCCGGATCAAGGCGTGAGCGACGCGCTGCACTGGGGTCTGCCGGTGCTGGAGTCGGCCCTGACGCTCGTCGAAGGCGGGCGCTGCTATTACCGGGGGCGTGAGGTCGCCGCGCTGGCGCGCGAGTGTTCTCTGGAGAGCGTCGCCGCCCTGTTCTGGACGGGCGACGGTGCGGCCGAAACGGAGCTGTTCGGATTCCCAAAGACGGCGCTGCCGTCGAGCTTCACGGCGCTGCGCGGCGCGATGCCCCGCGCCGCGCCGACGGAGCTGTTTCTTGGCCTTCTCCCGGCGGCGGGCGCGGAGGATGCGGCGGCGTGGGACCTGCGTCCGGCGCAGGTGGCGCGAACGGGAGCCAGGATCGTTTCGCTGATGGCGGCGCTGGCGGCGGGGCGCGATACGCTGGGCGGGGAGGGGATCGCTCGCACGCTCGCCCAGGCGTGGGGATTGCCCCCGGAGGCGGAGACGCGGCTTGGCGCCGCCATGGTGTTATGCGTCGATCATGAGCTGAGCGTGTCGTCGTTCACCGCGCGCTGCGTGGCGTCGGCGGGCGCGACGGCGTATCACGCCGTTCTCGGCGGGCTCGCGGCCTTTCAGGGGACAAAACACGGCGGCGCGACGCGCCGGGTGGAGGCGCTGCTGCGCGAGTGCGCGGCGCCGGAGCAAGCGCGGGAGATGCTGGCGGCCCGGCTCCGGCGCGGCGAAGCCATCCCGGGCTTCGGCCACCATCTTTACCCGGAGGGCGACCCGCGCGGCCGATTGCTGCTGGAGATGGCGAAAGAAGCCGCGCCGGGATCGAGCGCCAACGCGCTCGTCGACGCCGTCGTGCAGGAAGCGCGCGCCATGCTTGGCGAACATCCCACCATCGATCTCGGCCTGGTCGCGCTTTGCGGCGCGCTGGGCCTGCCGCCCGGCTCCGCGCTCACGCTGTTTGAATTGGGCCGATCCGTCGGCTGGATCGGCCATGCGATCGAAGAATACCAAACGGACAAACTGATCCGCCCGCGCGCCCGGTATCACGGGCCGCGTCCGGAATCCCGAGAATCTCAGGAGACACAATGA
- a CDS encoding nuclear transport factor 2 family protein: MTYKEADALALDWIDGWNAHDLDRILAHYAEDVVYASPLAVQILNDPTGEMRGKAAVRDYFTRALAAFPDLHFELYHAFAGVNSLVISYKSVRDLIAAEYFEIGDDGKFTRVQCHYRESA; the protein is encoded by the coding sequence ATGACATACAAAGAAGCCGACGCGCTGGCGCTCGACTGGATCGACGGCTGGAACGCGCACGATCTGGACCGGATACTCGCCCACTACGCCGAAGACGTGGTCTACGCCTCGCCATTAGCGGTCCAGATACTCAACGATCCAACAGGGGAGATGCGCGGCAAAGCCGCCGTGCGCGACTACTTCACCCGCGCACTCGCCGCGTTTCCCGATCTGCATTTTGAACTTTATCACGCCTTCGCCGGCGTGAACAGTCTGGTGATTTCTTACAAAAGCGTGCGGGATCTGATAGCGGCGGAGTACTTTGAAATCGGGGATGACGGCAAATTCACGCGCGTGCAATGCCACTATCGGGAAAGCGCGTGA
- a CDS encoding TonB-dependent receptor plug domain-containing protein: protein MKFIIASFIRRAALLCASCCAFAAIVLPAHAQSRDSSSAELLLSDEPMVFTASKKAQRISDTPSAVTVITRDQIQASEATTLPELLRGAPGVDVIELNRSNTDISLRGTNNIFSNKILVMVDGRSIYQDSFGGVFWNMQPILISQIDRIEIVRGPGATLYGANALAGVINIITQTPDKVKTQTRQAAGEQNSLFSEALVNAGDGITVGAAYRRTAGYNAGNSGYQRDDHALATANFDVQRGHGLGTWRFTGGLTDGKTELSTPYFSESYGRWRSGFLSASYRNDGAAPYSIRGFFNGSHIDGSGAGRDETYDLEAQQQRQIGAHHSFVYGADLRRIQSNSSILGASGHGQNLWALYVQDEYQLASQTTLFGGLRVDTNSSYGTNLSPRLSLVRHLTPTQTARISYGSAFRAPTLLEMYLDVSFPTTPELSLRTLGNPNSKPEELTNLEAGYRIDLKHGGFAGLSVFHYDISRLLEYQVTQYASPAPGLPAVIPVLVETRNGGGAHAQGAELETEIAIGPGVKALLNYSYQDIHRDNGMPIYFAPKHKGNIGIVLGGPGRWNGALMAHIVGAMDYDAAASKSGRMGGHTSIDAAASLRVGSGADGWRLGISATNLLGKEYIEFPDAAIQTGAAPSASIHPRTCWFSIAR, encoded by the coding sequence ATGAAGTTTATCATCGCGAGTTTCATTCGCCGCGCCGCGCTCCTCTGCGCATCGTGCTGCGCCTTCGCCGCCATTGTTCTGCCGGCGCACGCCCAGAGCCGGGACTCGTCGTCCGCAGAGCTGCTCCTGAGCGACGAGCCGATGGTCTTCACGGCCTCCAAGAAGGCGCAGCGCATTTCCGACACTCCCTCGGCCGTCACGGTCATCACGCGCGACCAGATCCAGGCGTCTGAAGCGACCACGCTTCCCGAGCTGCTGCGCGGCGCGCCGGGCGTCGACGTAATCGAACTCAATCGCTCCAATACGGATATTTCCCTGCGCGGGACCAATAATATCTTCTCGAACAAGATCCTCGTCATGGTGGACGGGCGCTCGATCTACCAGGACTCTTTCGGCGGCGTCTTCTGGAATATGCAGCCGATCCTGATCTCGCAGATCGACCGGATCGAGATCGTGCGAGGACCGGGCGCGACGCTTTACGGCGCCAACGCCCTGGCGGGCGTCATCAACATTATCACGCAGACGCCGGATAAAGTGAAGACACAGACACGGCAGGCGGCAGGCGAGCAGAACAGCCTGTTCTCCGAGGCTCTTGTGAACGCAGGCGATGGAATCACCGTCGGCGCGGCGTACCGGCGAACCGCCGGATATAATGCGGGCAATTCCGGCTATCAGCGCGACGACCATGCGCTCGCGACCGCCAACTTCGACGTGCAGCGCGGCCACGGCCTGGGGACATGGCGATTCACGGGCGGGCTGACCGATGGGAAAACCGAGCTATCCACCCCTTACTTCAGTGAATCGTATGGACGCTGGCGCTCCGGATTTTTGAGCGCGAGTTACCGTAACGATGGAGCGGCTCCCTATTCCATACGCGGGTTCTTCAACGGATCGCACATCGATGGATCCGGAGCGGGACGCGATGAAACATACGATCTGGAGGCGCAGCAGCAGCGGCAGATCGGCGCGCATCACAGCTTCGTTTACGGCGCAGATCTGCGGCGGATCCAATCCAATTCGTCCATTTTGGGCGCATCCGGCCATGGGCAGAATCTCTGGGCGCTGTACGTTCAGGACGAATACCAGCTTGCGTCCCAAACGACGCTGTTCGGCGGCCTGCGCGTCGACACCAACTCCAGCTACGGAACCAATCTTTCGCCGCGGCTGAGTCTGGTGCGCCATCTTACGCCCACCCAGACAGCGCGAATTTCTTACGGCTCCGCGTTCCGCGCGCCAACCCTGCTGGAGATGTATCTGGACGTGTCGTTCCCCACCACGCCGGAGCTGTCGCTGCGCACGCTTGGAAATCCCAATTCCAAGCCCGAAGAGCTCACCAATTTGGAAGCGGGATATCGGATCGATCTGAAGCACGGCGGGTTCGCCGGCCTGAGCGTATTCCATTACGACATCTCCCGCCTGCTGGAATACCAGGTCACGCAATACGCGTCGCCGGCCCCGGGCCTGCCCGCGGTCATCCCCGTCCTGGTGGAGACCCGAAACGGCGGCGGCGCGCACGCGCAGGGCGCGGAGCTGGAAACGGAAATCGCCATTGGACCGGGCGTCAAGGCGCTGCTCAATTACTCCTATCAGGACATTCATCGCGACAACGGGATGCCGATCTACTTCGCGCCCAAACACAAAGGCAATATCGGGATTGTCCTGGGAGGACCGGGACGCTGGAACGGGGCTTTGATGGCGCATATCGTCGGCGCGATGGATTATGACGCCGCCGCCAGCAAAAGCGGCCGGATGGGCGGACACACCAGCATCGACGCCGCCGCATCGCTGCGCGTGGGTTCCGGCGCGGACGGTTGGCGCCTGGGGATCTCCGCCACGAACCTGCTCGGAAAAGAGTACATCGAGTTCCCGGACGCAGCGATTCAAACAGGAGCCGCGCCGTCTGCGTCCATCCACCCGCGAACGTGCTGGTTCTCCATCGCCCGTTAG
- a CDS encoding HEAT repeat domain-containing protein, with the protein MTTTQSRIRSHIANLGNANNEVAQRAERLLIRHYGARALGLLIDACKSPNPSVRFRAVWVLGYTRAPGAFEAIMELTNDLAGTVRYDAVMALGVLGDARAIPPLLALAAQDADEIQIPSAAFSALMRLNELALPALQTASQSDPDDRIRRAATEILAHIAEVAEIYHTIPYPRAL; encoded by the coding sequence ATGACCACCACCCAATCCCGGATTCGCAGTCACATCGCCAACCTGGGCAATGCAAATAACGAAGTCGCGCAGCGTGCGGAGCGGCTTTTGATCCGTCATTATGGCGCGCGGGCGCTGGGGCTCTTGATCGACGCCTGCAAAAGTCCCAATCCCAGTGTGCGCTTTCGAGCCGTCTGGGTGCTTGGGTATACGCGTGCCCCAGGAGCCTTTGAGGCGATCATGGAGTTGACGAATGATTTGGCGGGAACTGTGCGGTACGACGCAGTGATGGCGCTGGGAGTTCTCGGCGACGCCCGCGCGATCCCGCCGCTTCTTGCGCTCGCGGCTCAAGACGCCGACGAGATCCAGATCCCCTCGGCGGCCTTTAGCGCGTTGATGCGCCTGAACGAATTGGCGCTGCCCGCCCTGCAAACGGCGTCCCAATCCGATCCTGACGACCGTATTCGCCGCGCCGCGACGGAGATTTTAGCGCATATCGCCGAAGTGGCGGAGATTTATCACACGATTCCCTATCCACGCGCCTTGTAG
- a CDS encoding metallophosphoesterase, translated as MARLSRRLGPLVAYIAVLALVWRLLTGPWRVGAEHFFSVVIYGFGALCGFAVAVALGTAWVYFAGPAQEWLMERFWDPPQPAAIPAAPASGPLGVIVSDLHIDTWDYAKSGPVSERQTRFLDLLATVKSNPRIDSFYLNGDLMDAPLHPNDNKPESLMLRLSESLANEQGVLLKQYDALLKPLLHLTQPEPGQAPVRRAIFQTGNHDIGVSGLRYVQPDMPDYLPGFQAAWNPSILLCTDAEGADYPYWTYIEHGHHWDPFLWLYMRYAMMDILRFGHKRREAQLVSGMQRGGKIGMGKQTIVPDEHLLPASPRGTSANHFAGMASGLDAKLTLLRYRQAARRTFREFHREGQKNIQTIVVGHTHHPDRYVFRGGQVYVNTGDWSGHTQHCAYCVIDPDGAVRGPFQWETAANAEF; from the coding sequence ATGGCGCGCCTTTCGCGCCGCCTCGGCCCTCTTGTCGCATACATCGCCGTCTTAGCCCTGGTCTGGCGTCTGCTGACCGGACCGTGGCGCGTGGGCGCCGAGCACTTTTTCTCCGTGGTGATCTACGGGTTCGGCGCGCTGTGCGGCTTCGCCGTCGCGGTCGCGCTGGGAACGGCGTGGGTATACTTCGCGGGACCGGCGCAGGAGTGGCTGATGGAGCGGTTCTGGGACCCGCCGCAGCCGGCCGCGATCCCGGCCGCGCCCGCCTCCGGCCCCCTGGGCGTGATCGTCTCGGATCTGCATATCGACACCTGGGACTACGCCAAAAGCGGCCCCGTCTCGGAGCGGCAGACGCGCTTCCTGGACCTGCTCGCCACGGTTAAGTCGAACCCGCGCATCGACAGCTTTTATCTGAACGGCGATCTGATGGACGCGCCGCTGCACCCCAACGACAACAAGCCCGAATCGCTGATGCTGCGCCTGAGCGAATCGCTCGCGAACGAGCAGGGCGTGCTGCTCAAGCAATACGACGCCCTTCTGAAACCCCTGCTCCATCTCACGCAGCCCGAACCCGGCCAAGCGCCGGTCCGCCGGGCGATCTTCCAAACCGGCAACCACGATATCGGCGTCAGCGGCCTGCGCTATGTCCAGCCGGACATGCCGGACTATCTGCCCGGCTTTCAAGCCGCGTGGAACCCCTCGATCCTGCTCTGCACCGACGCCGAAGGCGCGGACTACCCGTACTGGACTTACATCGAACACGGCCACCACTGGGATCCCTTCCTGTGGCTTTACATGCGCTACGCCATGATGGACATTCTGCGCTTCGGGCACAAGCGGCGCGAGGCGCAGCTGGTCTCGGGAATGCAGCGCGGCGGCAAGATCGGGATGGGCAAACAGACGATCGTGCCGGACGAACACCTGCTGCCCGCTTCGCCGCGCGGGACAAGCGCCAACCACTTCGCCGGCATGGCAAGCGGACTTGACGCCAAACTCACCCTCCTGCGCTACCGCCAGGCCGCGCGCCGAACCTTCCGGGAGTTCCATCGCGAGGGCCAGAAGAACATCCAGACCATCGTCGTCGGCCACACCCACCACCCTGACCGCTACGTCTTCCGAGGCGGCCAAGTCTACGTCAACACCGGTGACTGGTCCGGCCACACGCAGCACTGCGCCTACTGCGTCATCGACCCCGACGGCGCCGTCCGAGGCCCCTTCCAATGGGAAACCGCGGCGAACGCGGAGTTTTAG
- a CDS encoding choice-of-anchor A family protein, producing MRTPSLLVSSLLLAAAVSSASAANLGVAGDYNLFALGSASLYNSQTQGRIAAYTDLKLVNYGAGTALADDAAYPSTLVAGEHITGVNGSILHGGVSAGGNVTFTRIAMPAGQVNAGGRIVLNSCYTPGGVYHAPEIPFNFDKVRQSCLGTSARLGALGANGVLHNAGGVLTLTGTKPGLNVFRLSSAVLARTNVLDISAPPGATVVVNVDGRIDRLAALDMKLHGVDSAHVLLNFPKASALAIGRIDVEGSVLAPNADVSFSNGDIDGTLIGDNLRGNGFGRLNTFQGSLPAPTPEPGTLLTLLLGGAAVFGMIGRRRLARSA from the coding sequence ATGAGAACGCCCTCCCTGCTTGTTTCGTCCCTGCTGCTCGCGGCTGCTGTTTCCTCCGCATCCGCCGCCAATTTGGGCGTCGCCGGCGACTATAATCTCTTCGCGCTGGGCAGCGCCAGCCTTTACAATTCTCAAACACAGGGGCGAATAGCCGCCTATACCGACCTTAAGCTGGTAAATTACGGCGCCGGGACCGCTCTGGCGGACGATGCCGCGTATCCCTCGACACTTGTCGCCGGCGAGCATATCACCGGCGTCAATGGATCTATTCTTCATGGGGGCGTTTCCGCCGGCGGAAACGTCACCTTCACGCGCATTGCAATGCCGGCGGGGCAGGTCAACGCCGGCGGCAGAATTGTGTTGAATAGCTGCTACACTCCCGGCGGCGTGTACCATGCGCCTGAGATCCCGTTTAACTTCGACAAAGTGCGGCAGTCGTGCCTGGGGACATCCGCGCGGCTTGGCGCGCTCGGAGCAAACGGCGTTCTTCATAACGCCGGCGGCGTTCTTACGCTGACAGGAACGAAGCCGGGATTGAATGTTTTCCGCCTCAGCTCTGCTGTTCTTGCGCGGACGAACGTTTTGGATATCTCGGCTCCGCCCGGCGCCACGGTGGTGGTGAATGTCGATGGCCGTATCGATCGCCTGGCGGCCTTGGACATGAAACTGCACGGCGTCGATTCCGCGCATGTGCTGCTGAACTTTCCCAAGGCGAGCGCGCTCGCCATTGGGCGCATCGATGTGGAAGGAAGCGTTCTCGCCCCCAACGCCGATGTCAGCTTCTCGAACGGTGATATCGACGGCACGCTGATCGGAGATAATCTGCGCGGTAATGGTTTCGGCCGGCTCAACACGTTCCAGGGATCGCTCCCCGCCCCGACTCCCGAGCCGGGAACACTCCTCACCCTGCTGCTCGGCGGCGCAGCGGTTTTCGGGATGATCGGCCGGCGGCGATTGGCTCGCTCTGCTTGA
- a CDS encoding VOC family protein, which yields MMTLNHLNLSVRDVTEAKNFFETYFDFRVLEEKDRPPLTVMIDEGNFVLTVSRLTSEKPVYPKGFHVGFFQPDQAHVWKLYHKLQTGGFAPREPGPVHGSFGFYLEALGGVLIEVSCWE from the coding sequence ATGATGACACTCAATCACCTGAACCTCTCGGTCCGCGATGTGACCGAGGCCAAAAACTTCTTCGAAACGTACTTTGATTTTCGCGTGCTGGAGGAGAAGGATCGGCCGCCGCTTACGGTCATGATCGACGAGGGTAACTTTGTCCTCACCGTCAGCAGGCTGACCAGCGAGAAGCCGGTCTATCCCAAAGGCTTCCATGTTGGATTCTTCCAGCCGGATCAGGCGCATGTCTGGAAGCTCTATCATAAGCTCCAGACCGGAGGCTTTGCGCCGCGCGAGCCTGGCCCCGTCCATGGAAGCTTCGGGTTCTATCTCGAAGCGCTCGGCGGCGTCTTAATCGAAGTCAGCTGCTGGGAATAG